The Nostoc sp. 'Lobaria pulmonaria (5183) cyanobiont' DNA window GGAAAAGTTCACGGTAATTGCTTATTTTGAACGAAAAAATCAAGAAGCGTTATGGCTGACTCGCTATCTCGATCTACCAGGACGCCCACAGAGTAATTAACACACCCTACTAATATTAGAGAATTTATTTTTTAAGATCCCCTAAATATCTAATCCAACTACCATTAAATCAGGCGGATATTCAACATTAAACTGATAATATATCTCTCGTCGCTCTTGGGCTGGAAGAGTTAACAGCCATTCTAAAATTCCCATTTCAGCGAGTTGAATTTGTGGGTTGCTGCGATTGAGACGTACTTTAATTTGCTCGTTGCGGCTAACTGGCAATTGTTCAGTTAATTTTAGATTTACTTCTTTATCAAGTAAGTTAGTAACAATCAACCGATAACTATAAGTAATCCGGCGCTGGTTGCTAATTAATCTTTTATCTACCAGGCGCTCAACTAAGTCGCGCTCAATTTTTAAACCTTCGTCAATTCCTAAGTTCAGTTTAAACTCTTGCCCTGGTGCAATATTTTCTAACCGAGTAGTGCCGACAAAAACGTTATCGCCGAAAATATTTGCTTTACCTGCTAACAAAGTCGCACCGTTGGGACTATTTTTCACATTAGCTTCTAAATAAGCAAAACTTACCAAGCGCGGCATTGCCCCATAATCGAAGCTACAAGGATAATCATCGTTGAAAATCGTAGTTTTATGGGGTGCGCCATCACTGGGAATATTACCACCGCCATTCAATTTAAAGGTAACTACACTCCCTTCTTTGGATACTTCTGCTGCAACGGTTTCTGCTGGGATAAGACTATCCTCTGTAACTTCGTCTTCTCCTTGCCAATCCGTTCTGGCAGCAGAAGCAGGCTGATCTAGTATGCTAGGCAGCAGTGGTGGCTGGGCAGCAAATCGAGCTCGTCGTTGTCGCGCTATTCGTGGACGTGGGGTATCAATATACCAAGGTTCAAGTTTGGGTGGGAGTGTACCTAATCCTGGTTTAGCGGTAGAAAGGGTGAGATTTGCACCAATCCAATCTTCGCCAGTGCTTTGAGTGATTTCTGCAAGGTAACTCAGATGCACAATATCGCTGGTAGTGCTAAAGCGTAAGTCATAAAGGGGAGTCCAACTAGCGCGATTCACTAAGTATGATACCTCTAATTCAAATTCACCTTCACCCGCTACTTCAACGGCTACAACTAAGCTAAAACTTTCTTTGGGATGGGGTGTTTGAATTATTTGCAATGAAATGTGGAGTGCTTGCAGTTGTTTATCTAATTCCTGCTGTTGAGTTTTGCACTCTCCAGATGCGATCGCATACTCACTATACTGGCTTCCAAGAAAGTTGAGGAAATCCAAAGTTTCGCTGAGGCTAAGATTTTTCCGAGACAAACTCTGTGCAAAGGGTTCTTCTGTTTTTTCACGTAAGCCGGCGATAAAACTAGATTGCAATGCTAAAGCATCCACCTGAGCTTGTAGGTGGCGTTTTTCTGCTTCTAATTGCTGAATTTGCCTTGTCAAATGTGCTACTCGCTCCGCTAGCGGTTCAGTAGTATAGATGCGATCGCTACTAACTCCCACCAAGCGCACCCCTACCGTACCTGTACCGCTAACCCGAACAGACTCAGTTTCTAGAGTCATTGGCACTGGGGTAATTACTAATTCCTGTTCAATTCCTGTTAAATCAACTACACCCCGCCGTGTAACTAATGCTCTGTCAGAATACACGGTAACAGCTACAATCTCGCTTTGTACTGTTTTGCGCCAAGACGGTATTTCCGGGTTAACCACTGCTAGTTTTCCCCCATTTTTAATGATTCTGCTGGTTAATTGTCAATGTTTATCGGTCTAACAGTCAACCCCTTTAG harbors:
- a CDS encoding mucoidy inhibitor MuiA family protein, which gives rise to MVNPEIPSWRKTVQSEIVAVTVYSDRALVTRRGVVDLTGIEQELVITPVPMTLETESVRVSGTGTVGVRLVGVSSDRIYTTEPLAERVAHLTRQIQQLEAEKRHLQAQVDALALQSSFIAGLREKTEEPFAQSLSRKNLSLSETLDFLNFLGSQYSEYAIASGECKTQQQELDKQLQALHISLQIIQTPHPKESFSLVVAVEVAGEGEFELEVSYLVNRASWTPLYDLRFSTTSDIVHLSYLAEITQSTGEDWIGANLTLSTAKPGLGTLPPKLEPWYIDTPRPRIARQRRARFAAQPPLLPSILDQPASAARTDWQGEDEVTEDSLIPAETVAAEVSKEGSVVTFKLNGGGNIPSDGAPHKTTIFNDDYPCSFDYGAMPRLVSFAYLEANVKNSPNGATLLAGKANIFGDNVFVGTTRLENIAPGQEFKLNLGIDEGLKIERDLVERLVDKRLISNQRRITYSYRLIVTNLLDKEVNLKLTEQLPVSRNEQIKVRLNRSNPQIQLAEMGILEWLLTLPAQERREIYYQFNVEYPPDLMVVGLDI